The Polaromonas sp. SP1 DNA window CCCACTGCCCGCTTCATCTGCAGTGCGACTTTTTCGCCTTCCGGCGTGTTCCAGAGCAGCTTGCGGCGCTTGTCCTGCGGATCAGCCTCGCGCTTGACCCAGCCTTTGGCCTCCAGCCGGCCAATGACGGAGCCGAAGGTGGCCGGGTCAAAGGCAACACGGCCCGACAGCGTGATCTGGTCTTCGCCGGGGTCGTCCATCAGCGCGTTGAGGATCGCAAACTGCACCGGAGTGGCGTCAAAACCCGCCGTCTCCTCCATGAAGATCGCGACTGCCAACTGCTGCGCGCGCCGGATCAGGTGCCCGGGCGCTTCTCCAAAGTTGAAACTTTTTGCCATTTGTCGAGTTTAACGTTCGGTTTTGCGATTCAGGGTATCTACTATGCCAAGTATTAATAAGTATACTTATCATTAACGCCTTCACAGCAGATCCATGGCTCCATTCCCGGCTTACTTTTACCACTATGGCACACACATCTCCCCTCATCATCTCGGGCGGCGGCATCGGCGGGCTGGCTGCGGCCATGGTGCTCGCGCAGGACGGCCATCCGGTGACATTGCTGGAGCAGGCGGCGAGCTTCGGTGAGATCGGCGCCGGCATCCAGCTGGGGCCGAATATCTTTCGCATGTTCGACTACCTGGGCCTGACCGAAGCCATCAACCGAGTGGCCTTCTTCCCGCCCGGCCTGGGCATGAACGATGTGCGCACCGGCGAAAAAGTCGTTCGTGTGCCGCTGGGCGATGTGGCGCGCGCCACTTACGGTTTTCCTTACGGCGTGATCTACCGCGCCGACCTGCACCAGGTGTTCCTGGACGCCAGCCGCGCCCAGCCCAATGTCACCCTGCGCACCAGCGCCAAGGTGGAGTCGTTCAACCAGACCGCGGACGGCGTGACCGTGCAGCTCGAAGGCGGTGAAGTCGTTGAAGGCCGCGCGCTGATCGGCGCCGACGGCATGTGGAGCCGCATCCGCGAAGCGGTGGTAGGCGACGGCAAGCCCCGCGTGTCCGGCCACATCGCCTACCGCGCGGTGCTCAAGCGCGAAGATGTCCCCGCCCACCTGTGGAGCGACGACGTGCTGCTCTGGGGCGGCGAAAAAACCCATTTGGTGCACTACCCGCTGCGCCGCGGCGAGCTGTTCAACCTGGTGGCGGTTTTCCACAGCAACAAATACGACGAAGGCTGGAACACCTTTGGTGACACCGCCGAGCTCAACGAGCGTTTTGCCGACGCCTGCCCGCAAGTCAAGGAGCTGCTGGGCAAGATCGAGACCTGGAAGATGTGGGTGCTGTGCGACCGCGAACCGGTGAAGAACTGGACCGACAAGCGCGTGACCCTGCTGGGCGACGCCGCCCACCCCATGCTGCAGTACCTGGCGCAAGGCGCCGGCCAGGCGATTGAAGACGCGGTCGTGCTGCGCGAGGCGCTGCGCCATACCCGCGGCGACGTGGAAAGGGCCTTCCAGAAGTACCAGGAAAAGCGCTATTTGCGCACCGGCCGCGTGCAACTGACGGCACGTTTCTACGGCGACATCTACCATGCAGCCGGCGTGCAACGCGAGCTGCGCAACCAGATGTTCCAGAGCGGCACCGAGAGCGCCGGCTTCGCTGGTTTGAAGTGGATGTACGACGGGATCGAGCCGTCAAAACTGTTCCAATAAAGCTTTCAAAGCTTCCGGGACCCTCATGAAATTTCCGTCTTTTTTACGGCCGATTGCTATATTTTTAATAGCGGCATGTGCATGCAGCACCTGGGCTGCAGGCCAAAAAGACTTAAAAAATACCGGTGACTGGCCAAACCGCCCGCTGCGCATCCTGGTGGGCTTTCCGGGCGGCTCCACACCCGACATGGCGGCCCGCACCTTGGCCGAACCCCTGAGCCGCGCGCTGGGGCAGCCGGTGATCATCGAGAACAAACCCGGCGCGTCCGGCAACGTCGCGGCCGACCAGGTCGCCAAGGCCACGGACGACCACACACTGGGCGTCGTCATCAACGGCAACCTCACCTCGGCCAGGCTGCTGTACCCCAAGCTGCCTTACGACCCGGCCAAAGACTTTGCGCCGATTTCGCTGCTGGCCACCGCACCGCTGATGCTGGTGGCGCCGGCCAGCGAGCCTGGCGGCACAGAATTCTTCACCGCTGCGCGCAAAGGCGGCAGCCAGTGGAACTACGGCTCGGTCGGCAACGGCTCGGTCGCCCACCTGGGCATGGAGCTGCTGAAAAGCCGCATGCCCGGCCTTACGCCCGTGCACGTGCCCTTTGCCGGCAACCCGCAGGTGGTCACCGCCATGCTGGGCGGCCAGATCCAGATGGCGCTGATCCCGCCCGGCGTGGCCATGCCGCATGTGCGCGCGGGCAAGCTCAAGGCCATCGGCCTGGCCGGCGGGCGCTCGCCGCTGGTGCCCGACGTGCCGCCGCTGGCCGATGCCGGCGTGACGAATGTCAACCTCGAAGTGTGGACGGCGCTGATCGGCCCCGCGAGCCTCTCGAAAGCCGCACAGGCCCGGCTCGCGCGGGAAGTGCCGCGCATCATCCGCGACGCCGACACACGGCAAAAATTGTTCAACCAGGGCTGGCAGGCCGTGGGCACTTCGCCTGACGGCCTCAGAAGCCGCGTGAAGGAAGAAGCTGCGATTCTGGGCGGCATCATCCAGGCGCGCGGTATCGCACTTGAATAAGCCGCTGAAGACAGCCATGCCCACCCTGAACGATTTCAACAACCATTTTCCAAACGGCGATCTTTAACCCAAGACTGGACACCCCATGGACATGACGCCCCCACCCGCAGCGCCCAACAGCGCGGCACGCAAAGCTTTTTACGACGCCATTTCGGCGCACAGCATGACGCCGCTGTGGGAAGTGCTGCATGCGCTGGTGCCGCAGTCGCCCAGCACGCCGTGCCAGCCGGCGCTGTGGAAGTACGCCGACGTGCACCCTTTCCTGATGCAGTCGGGCCAGCTGATCACGGCGGAAGAAGCCGTGCGCCGCGTGCTGATCCTGGAGAACCCGGGCCTGCGCGGCCAGTCGTGCATCACGCAGTCGCTGTATGCGGGCCTGCAGGTGATCATGCCGGGCGAGATCGCGCCCAGCCACCGCCACACACAAAGCGCGCTGCGCTTTGTCGTGGAAGGCCACGGCGCCTTCACCGCGGTGGACGGCGAACGCACACAAATGAAACCGGGCGACTTCATCATCACCCCGAACTGGACCTGGCACGACCACGGCCACGAAGGCCGCATGGAATCGGATACGCCGGTGGTCTGGCTGGACGGCCTGGACATTCCCATGCTGCGTTTCTTCGATGCGGGCTTTGCCGAAAACGGCACGGCCAAACAGCAGGAAGTTACCAAGCCCCAGGGCATCAGCACGCATCGCTACGGCGCCAACATGCTTCCCATGCGCTATGACGCGCCTTTTGGCGGCAAGACCTCGCCCATCTTCAGCTACCCCTACGACCGCACGCGCGAGACCCTGCACCAGCTGGAAACCCACGCCGACATCGACGCCTGGGACGGCGTGAAGCTGCGCTATGTGAACCCGGCCACCGGCGGCTCGCCCATGCCCACCATGGCCACCTTCATGCAGCGCCTGCCAGCAGGCTTTACCGGCAAGGCCTGGCGCCAGACCGACGGCGCCGTTTTCAGCGTGGTCGAAGGCAGCGGTTCCGTCGTCATTGAGCGTGACGGCAAGACCTCGACTTTTGAGTTTGGCCCCAGGGACCATTTTGTGATTCCGTCGTGGCACACTGCGCAATTGCGTTCGGCGCAAGGTTGTGTGCTGTTCAGTTTTTCAGACCGCCCGGTGCATCAGGCACTGGGCATACACAGAGAAGAAAGGTTGTCATGAGTTTTGTCATCACCCCACCGGCGGCAGTGTCCGTCCCCGTCGTCGGCACCAAGGACCGTTTCCCGGTCAACCGCATTTATTGCGTGGGCCGCAACTACGAAGAGCACGCCAAGGAGATGGGTTTCACCGGCCGCGAGCCGCCCTTCTTCTTCCTCAAACCCGCCAACGCCGCTGTCGTGGTGGAGGCCGGCGCCACCGGCACCATCCCCTACCCGTCACTCACCAAAAACCTGCACCATGAAATCGAGCTGGTCGTGGCCATCGGCACGGGCGGCAAAAACATCAAGGCGGCCGACGCGCAAAAACACATTTACGGTTACGCCGTGGGCCTGGACATGACGCGCCGCGACCTGCAAGGCGAGATGAAGAAACAAGGCCGCCCCTGGTGCATCGGCAAGGCGTATGACGACTCCGCACCCATCGGCCCCATCACGCCCGCGGCCCAGGCCGGCGACGTGGCCAATGCCGAGCTGTACATCCAGGTCAACGGCAAGGACCGCCAGCGCAGCAATGTTTCCAAGCTGATCTGGAACATCGCCGAAACCATCGAGCACCTGTCGGCCGCCTGGGAGCTGCAGCCCGGCGACCTGATCTACACCGGAACGCCCGAAGGCGTGAACGCCGTGGTCTCGGGCGACACCATGGTGGGCGGTGTGGCGGGCCTGGAAACGCTGACCGTCAAGGTCGCGTAAGCGGCCAGCGCGCCGCGCTGCGCCGCTCACGCGCGTGCCCAAGAGACCGGAACAAACGGCCGCGCTGTGCGGCCGTTTTGCATGGCGGGAAGCGGTGGCGGCGGCTTGCGCGATGACCGCACACCTGTTTTAATCACCGCGCAATTACCCGTGCCTCTTCGGGTAAGCCGCCTGCCCGGACCAAGCTGCAATTCCCATAATCGGCCCATGCAGTTTGGGGACGCTCCCCCAGACCCTGCCCTGTTTTTCGGAGACCTTTTTTGAAAATCCTGGAGTCCCTTGCAAAACTCTGCGCCGTGCTGGCCGGCGTGCTGCTCACAGCCATCACCCTGATGACCTGTGCCAGCCTGATCGGCCGCAACCTGTTCGGCGTCACGCTGGCCGGCGACTTTGAACTCACCGGCGTCGTCACCGGCGCGGCCATTGCGCTCTTCATGCCTTTTTGCCAGGTCCAGCGCGGCAACATCATCGTGGACTTCTTCACGGCCAAACTGGGCCCGTCGTCCACCGACAGGCTGGACCGCTTCGGCGCGCTGCTGCTGGGCCTGGTGTTCGCGCTGCTGGCGTGGCGCACCGTGCTGGGCGGCCTCAACTCCTACAACACCCACTCGGAGACCCAGATCCTGGGCTTCCCGGAATGGGTGACCTATGCGGCCATGGTTCCGCCTTTTGTGCTGGCCTGCGTGATCGGGGTTTACCAATCCCTGTTCGGCTTCGGCGACGCCCATGAGCCGCACAATCCGCTGAACGATCTGGAGGCGCAGGTATGAGCGCCATCACACTCGCCCTGCTGATTTTCGGCGTCATGCTGGTCTTCATGGCCGTGCGCGTACCGATTGCCATCGCCATGTTCGCCGCAGGCGGCATCGGCTATGTGATGCAGACCGGCTGGGGGCCGTTTTCGAGCTTCCTCAACACGCAGGCCTTCGCGCGCTTTGCCAGCTACGACCTGTCGGTGATCCCGCTGTTCATCCTGATGGGGCACTTCGCGACGCAAGGGGGCATCAGCCGCGCCCTCTTCGGCTTTGCGGCCGGCGTGATGGGCCGCTTCAAGGGCGGACTGGCCATGGCCTCCATCCTCGCGTGCGCGGCGTTCGGCGCCATCTGCGGCTCCTCGGTGGCCACGGCCGCCACCATCACCGGCGTCGCGCTGCCCGAGATGAAGCGCCACGGCTATTCGGGCCGGCTGGCCACCGGCACGCTGGCTGCCGGCGGCACGCTGGGCATCCTGATCCCGCCTTCGGTGCCGCTGGTGATTTACGCCATCCTCACCGAGCAGAACATCGCCAAGCTGTTTGCCGCGGCCATGGTGCCGGGCATCATCGCGATGATCGGCTACATGGTGGCGATTGCCATTTACGTGCGCGTGGTGCCCGGGCAGGCGCCCGAGGTGGATAACGACAGGCCGCCGCTGACGCTGGCTTCCCTGCTGGGCATATTGCCGATTGCCATCATCTTTGTCATCGTCTTCGGCGGCATTTACGGCGGGCTCTTCACGCCCACCGAAGGCGCCGCGGTGGGCGCGGCCGCCACCTTTGTGGCCGCATTGCTCAAGCGTGAGATCACCTGGGCCAAGTTCAAGCTGTGCTTTTATGCCACAGCCGAAAGCTCGGCCATGATCTTCCTGATCTTCATCGGCGCCGACCTGATGAACTCCGCACTGGCGCTGACGCAAGTGCCCAACCAGCTGGCCGGCGTGGTCGGCGGCTGGGGCCTGTCGCCGCTGATGGTGGTCACGGCCATCCTGCTGTTTTACGTGGTGCTGGGCGCGGTGATGGACGAGCTGTCCATGCTGCTGCTGACGATCCCGATTTTCTTCCCCATGGTGATGGGCCTGGACTTCGGCATGAGCAAGGAATCCACCGCGATCTGGTTCGGCATCATGGTGCTGATGACCGTCGGCTTCGGCATGCTGGCGCCGCCGGTGGGGCTGAATGTCTATGTGGTCAACGGCCTGGCCAAAGACGTGCCCATCAGCGAAAGTTACAAAGGCGTCATGCCCTTCCTCATCAGCGACACCCTGCGCACCATCCTGCTGCTGCTGTTCCCCGGCATATCGCTGTGGCTGGTGAAATACATCAGCTAGATATCGGCCCTGGCGACAGGCCTAGGGCTTTTACCGCTTCTCAAACCGACCCGCCTGCCTTAAGTTACTTACATTGTTCACAGGAGACACGACATGATTCAGCGACGAACCCTTCTTAAAACCGGCGCCGCCGCGGCGCTCGGCACACCGGCCCTCTCCGGCCTGGCCCAGCAGGCCGTGACACTGAAGTTCCACACCTTCATGTCGCCCTCGTCCAATGTCTGGCTCGCCATGCACAAGCCCTGGATGGACAAGGTCGAAAAAGAATCCGGCGGCCGTATCAAGTTTGAAGGCTACCCCGCCATGCAGCTGGGCGGTACGCCCGTGCAGCTTTACGACCAGGCCAAGGACGGCGTGGTCGACGTGGTGTGGACATTGCCCGGCAACACCGCAGGGCGCTTCCCGCGCATCGAGGTGTTTGAGCTGCCTTTCATGATGTCCAACGCCGAAGCGACGTCCAAGGCGTACTGGGAGTACGTGCAGACGATGGCGCCGGACGAGTTCAAGGACACGCAGGTGCTGGCGCTGCAGGTGCACGGCCCCGGCGTGATCCACACGGTCGACAAGCCCGTGAAATCGATTGCCGACATGCGCGGCCTCAAGCTGCGCGCTCCGACGCGCCAGGTGACCAAGCTGATGGGCGTGCTGGGCGCGACGCCGGTCGGCATGCCGCTGCCGCAGATTCCCGACGCGCTGAGCAAGGGCACCATCACCGGCTGCGTGATTCCCTGGGAAGTCGTGCCCTCGGTCAAGGTCAACGAGCTCACCAAGTTCCACGCCGAGTTCGACCCCGCCGGCGGCAGCCTCTACACCACCACGTTTGTGATGGCGATGAACAAGGCCAAGTACAACTCGCTGGCGCCCGACCTCAAGAAGGTCATCGACAACAACTCCGGCATGGCCACCTCGGCCTGGCTGGGCAAGGTGCAGCAGGGCAACGACGTGCCGGGCCGCAAGACCGCCAGCGACCGCGGCAACACCATCTACACCGTGAGCCCCGCCGAAGCGCAGGAGTTCCGGCGCAAATCCCGCACGGTGGAAGTCGAGTGGGTCGAAGACATGAACAAGAAGGGCTTTGACGGCAAGAAGCTGCTGGACACGGCCCGCAGCCTGATCGAAAAGCACACCAAGACGACCAAGGCCTGATCAGGAGGCCGCGCCGGGTGCGCACTCATTCAGAGAACCGGGCCCGGGCCCGGTTTTTTTACGCCTCCTGTTTTTATATGTTTTAGGCCTCCAGCCCAATAAGCACCTTGGGAAGCAGCTATCAACTTCATAGCAGACCGCCTACCGGAAAACCTGTGCGGCAAGCCGGGTTACTGCGGCCGCGCCTTCGGCCATGGCCCGCCTGCATAAGAATCCACCCCTCACCACCCCATCCTTTCATTCAATCAAGGGAGTCATTTCATGCCACGCTCTTTGAAAACCCTGGCCGCTGCGATCCTCGTCTCCAGCCTGGCAGCCTTCACCTTGCCGGCTTTGGCCGCCGGCCCCATGGTCAAAACCCAGGCGCCCGGCTACTACCGCCTGGCGCTTGGTGATTTTGAAGTCACCGCCCTGTCGGACGGCACGCTCAAGCTGCCCATGAAAGAGCTGCTCACCAACACGACACCGGCCAGGGTTGGCGCAGCGCTCAAGCGCGCCTTCCTGCCTGACGCAGTCGAAACCTCCTTCAATGCCTTCCTCGTCAACACCGGCAGCAAGCTGGTGCTGATCGACACGGGCGCCTCAAACCTCTTCGGCCCGACGCTGGGCAGCCTGCAGGCCAACCTCAAGGCCTCCGGCTACCAGCCCGAGCAGGTCGACGAGATCTACATCACCCACCTGCACCCCGACCACGTGGGCGGCCTGGTGGTGAACGGCGCCATGGCCTTCCCGAATGCGGTGGTCCGCGTGGACAAGGCAGACACCGACTTCTGGCTGGACGAAGCGAAGATGAACGCTGCACCCAAAGAGTCGCAAGCTTTCTTCCAGGGCGCCATGACCTCCCTCAAGCCCTATGCCGCGGCCGGCAAACTCAAGACCTTTGAAGGCGCGACCGAGCTCGTGCCCGGCGTCAAGGCGCAGCCTGCGCACGGCCACACCGCCGGCCACAACGTGTATGTGGTGGAAAGCAAGGGCGAAAAACTGGTGCTGTGGGGCGACCTGATGCACCTGGCGGCCATGCAGTTCGACAACCCCGAAGTCACCATCAAGTTCGACACCGAATCGCCCAACGCAGCCAAAGAGCGCGCGAAGGCCTACGCCGATGCCGCCAAAAATGGCTACCTGGTCGGTGCGGCGCATATCGCCTTTCCCGGCCTGGGCCATGTGCGCAAAGGCGCGGGCAAGGCCTACACCTGGATTCCGGTGAACTATTCGTCACTCAAATAAGGTTAGTGAATGAAATAGGCCTCCAGCCCAATACCCGTCTTGGTATGCAGCTATATTTTTGATAGCGTCCAGGCAAGCGCGCCACACACCGGAGCGGGCCTTGCCCGGTGCAAAGCCGCTACACTCATTCGATGCAACGCCCGCCCCTGAACCACTGCCGCGTCTGCGGCACCGCCGTCGTTTATCGCTTGCCGGATGACGGCGACACCAAGGAGCGGGCCGTCTGCCCCGCCTGCAACACCGTCCACTACGAAAACCCGCTCAATGTCGTCGGCACCGTGCCCAGCTGGGGCGAAGACGGCGCGCAGGTTTTGCTCTGCAAACGCAACATCGAACCGCGCCGGGGCAAGTGGACATTACCCGCCGGCTTCATGGAGCTGGGCGAAACCACGGCGCAAGGCGCGGCCCGCGAGACCGATGAAGAGGCCGGCGCCCGGTATGAAATGCTGGGCCTTTTCACCGTCATGAACGTGGTGCGTGTGGGGCAGGTGCACATGTACTACCGGGCACGGCTTTTGAGTACCGAGTTCGACCCGGGCCATGAAACCATGGAAGCAAAGCTGTTCACCGAGGCCGAAATCCCCTGGGACGAAATCGCCTTCAAGACGGTCAAGCAAACGCTGGAGCAGTATTTCGAAGACCGCCGCAAGGGCGCCTACGGCATCCATTCGTTTGATATTGAATGAGCCGGGGCCGTCAAA harbors:
- a CDS encoding TRAP transporter substrate-binding protein, whose product is MIQRRTLLKTGAAAALGTPALSGLAQQAVTLKFHTFMSPSSNVWLAMHKPWMDKVEKESGGRIKFEGYPAMQLGGTPVQLYDQAKDGVVDVVWTLPGNTAGRFPRIEVFELPFMMSNAEATSKAYWEYVQTMAPDEFKDTQVLALQVHGPGVIHTVDKPVKSIADMRGLKLRAPTRQVTKLMGVLGATPVGMPLPQIPDALSKGTITGCVIPWEVVPSVKVNELTKFHAEFDPAGGSLYTTTFVMAMNKAKYNSLAPDLKKVIDNNSGMATSAWLGKVQQGNDVPGRKTASDRGNTIYTVSPAEAQEFRRKSRTVEVEWVEDMNKKGFDGKKLLDTARSLIEKHTKTTKA
- a CDS encoding tripartite tricarboxylate transporter substrate binding protein, with the translated sequence MKFPSFLRPIAIFLIAACACSTWAAGQKDLKNTGDWPNRPLRILVGFPGGSTPDMAARTLAEPLSRALGQPVIIENKPGASGNVAADQVAKATDDHTLGVVINGNLTSARLLYPKLPYDPAKDFAPISLLATAPLMLVAPASEPGGTEFFTAARKGGSQWNYGSVGNGSVAHLGMELLKSRMPGLTPVHVPFAGNPQVVTAMLGGQIQMALIPPGVAMPHVRAGKLKAIGLAGGRSPLVPDVPPLADAGVTNVNLEVWTALIGPASLSKAAQARLAREVPRIIRDADTRQKLFNQGWQAVGTSPDGLRSRVKEEAAILGGIIQARGIALE
- a CDS encoding TRAP transporter small permease is translated as MKILESLAKLCAVLAGVLLTAITLMTCASLIGRNLFGVTLAGDFELTGVVTGAAIALFMPFCQVQRGNIIVDFFTAKLGPSSTDRLDRFGALLLGLVFALLAWRTVLGGLNSYNTHSETQILGFPEWVTYAAMVPPFVLACVIGVYQSLFGFGDAHEPHNPLNDLEAQV
- the gtdA gene encoding gentisate 1,2-dioxygenase, which produces MDMTPPPAAPNSAARKAFYDAISAHSMTPLWEVLHALVPQSPSTPCQPALWKYADVHPFLMQSGQLITAEEAVRRVLILENPGLRGQSCITQSLYAGLQVIMPGEIAPSHRHTQSALRFVVEGHGAFTAVDGERTQMKPGDFIITPNWTWHDHGHEGRMESDTPVVWLDGLDIPMLRFFDAGFAENGTAKQQEVTKPQGISTHRYGANMLPMRYDAPFGGKTSPIFSYPYDRTRETLHQLETHADIDAWDGVKLRYVNPATGGSPMPTMATFMQRLPAGFTGKAWRQTDGAVFSVVEGSGSVVIERDGKTSTFEFGPRDHFVIPSWHTAQLRSAQGCVLFSFSDRPVHQALGIHREERLS
- a CDS encoding MarR family winged helix-turn-helix transcriptional regulator, which codes for MAKSFNFGEAPGHLIRRAQQLAVAIFMEETAGFDATPVQFAILNALMDDPGEDQITLSGRVAFDPATFGSVIGRLEAKGWVKREADPQDKRRKLLWNTPEGEKVALQMKRAVGKTQQRILSPLDADERVQLGILLTKLVAGHENDAK
- a CDS encoding 3-hydroxybenzoate 6-monooxygenase, which encodes MAHTSPLIISGGGIGGLAAAMVLAQDGHPVTLLEQAASFGEIGAGIQLGPNIFRMFDYLGLTEAINRVAFFPPGLGMNDVRTGEKVVRVPLGDVARATYGFPYGVIYRADLHQVFLDASRAQPNVTLRTSAKVESFNQTADGVTVQLEGGEVVEGRALIGADGMWSRIREAVVGDGKPRVSGHIAYRAVLKREDVPAHLWSDDVLLWGGEKTHLVHYPLRRGELFNLVAVFHSNKYDEGWNTFGDTAELNERFADACPQVKELLGKIETWKMWVLCDREPVKNWTDKRVTLLGDAAHPMLQYLAQGAGQAIEDAVVLREALRHTRGDVERAFQKYQEKRYLRTGRVQLTARFYGDIYHAAGVQRELRNQMFQSGTESAGFAGLKWMYDGIEPSKLFQ
- a CDS encoding TRAP transporter large permease; its protein translation is MSAITLALLIFGVMLVFMAVRVPIAIAMFAAGGIGYVMQTGWGPFSSFLNTQAFARFASYDLSVIPLFILMGHFATQGGISRALFGFAAGVMGRFKGGLAMASILACAAFGAICGSSVATAATITGVALPEMKRHGYSGRLATGTLAAGGTLGILIPPSVPLVIYAILTEQNIAKLFAAAMVPGIIAMIGYMVAIAIYVRVVPGQAPEVDNDRPPLTLASLLGILPIAIIFVIVFGGIYGGLFTPTEGAAVGAAATFVAALLKREITWAKFKLCFYATAESSAMIFLIFIGADLMNSALALTQVPNQLAGVVGGWGLSPLMVVTAILLFYVVLGAVMDELSMLLLTIPIFFPMVMGLDFGMSKESTAIWFGIMVLMTVGFGMLAPPVGLNVYVVNGLAKDVPISESYKGVMPFLISDTLRTILLLLFPGISLWLVKYIS
- a CDS encoding MBL fold metallo-hydrolase translates to MPRSLKTLAAAILVSSLAAFTLPALAAGPMVKTQAPGYYRLALGDFEVTALSDGTLKLPMKELLTNTTPARVGAALKRAFLPDAVETSFNAFLVNTGSKLVLIDTGASNLFGPTLGSLQANLKASGYQPEQVDEIYITHLHPDHVGGLVVNGAMAFPNAVVRVDKADTDFWLDEAKMNAAPKESQAFFQGAMTSLKPYAAAGKLKTFEGATELVPGVKAQPAHGHTAGHNVYVVESKGEKLVLWGDLMHLAAMQFDNPEVTIKFDTESPNAAKERAKAYADAAKNGYLVGAAHIAFPGLGHVRKGAGKAYTWIPVNYSSLK
- a CDS encoding fumarylacetoacetate hydrolase family protein; protein product: MSFVITPPAAVSVPVVGTKDRFPVNRIYCVGRNYEEHAKEMGFTGREPPFFFLKPANAAVVVEAGATGTIPYPSLTKNLHHEIELVVAIGTGGKNIKAADAQKHIYGYAVGLDMTRRDLQGEMKKQGRPWCIGKAYDDSAPIGPITPAAQAGDVANAELYIQVNGKDRQRSNVSKLIWNIAETIEHLSAAWELQPGDLIYTGTPEGVNAVVSGDTMVGGVAGLETLTVKVA
- a CDS encoding NUDIX hydrolase, whose product is MQRPPLNHCRVCGTAVVYRLPDDGDTKERAVCPACNTVHYENPLNVVGTVPSWGEDGAQVLLCKRNIEPRRGKWTLPAGFMELGETTAQGAARETDEEAGARYEMLGLFTVMNVVRVGQVHMYYRARLLSTEFDPGHETMEAKLFTEAEIPWDEIAFKTVKQTLEQYFEDRRKGAYGIHSFDIE